From one Microbulbifer sp. A4B17 genomic stretch:
- a CDS encoding ecotin family protein, which produces MSKVLATVFLLLMVVDTHGSEALDAFPGEVDGKLRHVINLPKVVDESRFRVELIPGKSQIAACNLQSFSAPLRKEILPGWGYPFYVLSDLTPTTDTQKVCAQASETRRFITVRGDGLMLPYNSRLPLVIYLPQGVQLKYRVWRADKNFSEAKSK; this is translated from the coding sequence ATGTCAAAAGTACTTGCCACTGTTTTTCTGTTGTTAATGGTTGTGGATACCCATGGCTCCGAGGCACTGGATGCATTTCCGGGGGAGGTTGACGGAAAATTGCGCCATGTTATCAATTTGCCCAAAGTTGTCGATGAAAGTCGCTTTAGGGTCGAATTGATACCGGGTAAGAGCCAAATTGCCGCTTGTAACCTGCAAAGCTTCAGTGCTCCCCTGCGAAAAGAAATTCTTCCTGGATGGGGCTACCCCTTTTATGTCTTGTCTGACCTCACCCCAACTACTGATACCCAAAAGGTGTGTGCGCAAGCTAGTGAGACCCGGCGATTTATCACCGTGCGTGGCGATGGATTGATGCTGCCCTATAACAGCAGGTTACCACTGGTCATTTACCTTCCCCAGGGCGTGCAGCTGAAATACCGCGTGTGGAGAGCTGATAAGAATTTCTCCGAAGCAAAATCCAAATAA
- a CDS encoding ACT domain-containing protein — protein MKADLPIVRALRTLYPKLHDEIYVFCQVSDNRFTDILPESLCFFREGEGMSVILPQSSAQQLDIAASAPFRQITLQILAGLDAVRVIPVVAQELMEAGINTSVVSTLHCDHIFVPEDRAEFAVKILRGIRNRVQYS, from the coding sequence ATGAAAGCTGACCTACCCATAGTGAGAGCATTGAGAACTTTGTATCCCAAGCTACACGATGAAATCTATGTATTTTGTCAGGTTTCTGATAATCGGTTTACAGATATTTTGCCAGAGAGTTTATGTTTTTTTCGAGAAGGTGAGGGAATGAGTGTGATACTGCCTCAAAGTTCGGCCCAGCAATTAGATATTGCGGCGAGTGCCCCCTTTCGCCAGATCACCCTACAGATCCTGGCTGGCCTTGATGCAGTCAGGGTTATTCCCGTGGTCGCCCAGGAACTGATGGAGGCTGGAATCAATACCAGTGTGGTATCCACTCTACATTGCGACCATATTTTTGTCCCCGAAGATCGTGCGGAGTTTGCGGTAAAAATTCTTCGCGGTATCCGCAATCGAGTTCAATACAGCTGA
- a CDS encoding M28 family metallopeptidase, whose amino-acid sequence MRVKSLLGALSMALLVACTTSSFNAAGPVADSDYIRRDINYLASAELEGRDTGSEGYLKAAQYVAGQFAKIGLIPAGNQGYFQEVPFRSASWNGDEPTLVLQGRGDKIDMRFGEDFLASPSALSEHSQIKAQLVFVGYGIEAPGYGIDDYASLDVKGKIVVMLAGRPKSLPSEVGAHYSSPSTKRQVAAKHGAVGSIRLYTPEREKRRPFDYYAEHRFDDTFDWVKNNDMPGRAIPGMYPGVMLSIAAGSKLFNGAERSLENIFADIEQGKTPKGFPLDYRARLTSSSKHKRVVSPNVVAVLPGSDPLLKDEYVVFSAHLDHIGKKESGEVFYGAQDNAAGIAVMLETARLFVESGQNPRRSLLFVAVTAEEKGLLGSDYFAEYPTVPLQSIVANINLDMPMLLYPFRDIIAFGAEHSSLGQVVEQAAHRSGLKLSPDPMPEEVIFVRSDHYNFVRRGVPSIYLITGREAKDPKVDGTAAQMSFFRERYHKSGDVADKQINYEAAKQFTEVNYLVARQVADADSQPYWYEGDFFGDLFSRR is encoded by the coding sequence ATGAGAGTTAAGAGTCTATTGGGTGCCTTGTCTATGGCACTTCTGGTGGCTTGTACCACCTCCAGCTTTAACGCGGCTGGCCCTGTCGCAGATAGTGATTATATCCGGCGGGATATCAATTACCTCGCATCTGCTGAACTCGAGGGGCGAGATACCGGCAGCGAGGGCTACCTAAAAGCGGCTCAGTATGTGGCTGGGCAGTTTGCAAAGATCGGACTGATTCCGGCGGGCAACCAGGGTTATTTTCAGGAAGTGCCTTTTCGCAGCGCCAGCTGGAATGGAGACGAGCCCACATTAGTCCTGCAGGGGCGGGGCGATAAAATTGACATGCGGTTTGGTGAAGACTTTCTCGCATCCCCCTCTGCATTGAGTGAGCATTCACAGATCAAGGCGCAGTTAGTATTTGTCGGTTACGGTATCGAAGCTCCAGGCTACGGTATTGATGACTATGCGAGCCTCGATGTTAAGGGAAAGATAGTGGTTATGCTGGCTGGGCGCCCGAAAAGCTTGCCCAGTGAAGTGGGGGCTCACTACTCTTCTCCAAGCACCAAGCGCCAAGTTGCGGCAAAACATGGGGCTGTAGGGAGTATTCGGTTATATACGCCCGAGCGGGAGAAGCGCCGCCCATTTGACTACTATGCGGAGCATCGTTTTGACGATACTTTCGACTGGGTGAAAAATAACGATATGCCCGGTAGGGCAATCCCGGGAATGTATCCGGGGGTTATGTTGAGCATTGCTGCGGGCAGCAAACTGTTTAATGGAGCAGAGCGCAGTCTTGAAAATATTTTTGCGGACATCGAGCAAGGAAAGACTCCGAAAGGCTTCCCCCTTGACTATCGCGCAAGATTAACCAGCAGTTCCAAGCACAAGCGTGTAGTCAGCCCCAATGTGGTGGCAGTTCTGCCGGGGAGTGATCCACTCCTGAAAGATGAATATGTTGTGTTCTCTGCGCACCTGGATCACATTGGAAAGAAAGAAAGCGGCGAAGTTTTTTACGGAGCCCAGGATAATGCGGCCGGCATTGCAGTTATGTTGGAGACTGCTCGTCTATTTGTGGAGTCTGGGCAAAATCCCCGAAGATCGCTGCTTTTCGTTGCTGTCACAGCCGAAGAAAAAGGTTTATTGGGATCGGACTATTTTGCTGAATACCCCACGGTGCCACTGCAATCTATTGTGGCCAATATCAATCTTGATATGCCCATGCTGCTTTATCCATTCCGCGATATTATCGCTTTTGGTGCCGAGCATTCATCCCTGGGGCAGGTTGTGGAGCAGGCTGCACACCGCTCAGGACTAAAACTAAGTCCTGATCCCATGCCAGAGGAAGTTATTTTCGTGCGCAGTGATCACTACAATTTTGTGCGCCGAGGAGTGCCCTCTATTTACCTTATTACCGGCCGCGAGGCTAAAGACCCGAAAGTCGATGGTACCGCCGCGCAGATGTCTTTTTTTCGTGAGCGCTATCACAAGTCAGGAGATGTCGCCGATAAGCAAATTAACTATGAGGCGGCCAAACAGTTTACCGAGGTAAATTACCTGGTTGCCAGGCAAGTGGCTGATGCAGATAGTCAGCCCTATTGGTACGAAGGCGATTTTTTTGGAGATTTATTTTCTCGGCGTTAA
- a CDS encoding 4'-phosphopantetheinyl transferase superfamily protein translates to MFYFTCSSFENWPGYWQEESIQLLGSSEISRLGKINNSKRRAQFLAGRLLLRTLVAEQYGCPLSKIALEAEAPRVASTQGKPLCHVSISHSASFIAVAAAKNPVGIDCEHENRQRNWLAIANQYFHKAEFIELNSLPKRQAAIRFLTQWTSKEALAKCSGIDLGKLLASVPILQWDQQLDQPHSSYLFWSGQPKPGTCLSLAVKHSQASSVAYPMGTYKASHNEKAGESIFLKRFSTPD, encoded by the coding sequence ATGTTTTATTTTACCTGCTCTTCTTTCGAGAACTGGCCCGGATATTGGCAGGAAGAATCCATACAATTGCTGGGTAGCTCCGAAATCTCGCGGCTTGGAAAAATAAACAACTCAAAGCGCAGAGCTCAATTTCTAGCCGGGCGCTTGCTATTGCGCACTTTGGTAGCAGAACAGTACGGATGCCCACTCAGCAAAATAGCACTCGAGGCTGAAGCACCAAGAGTTGCCAGCACTCAGGGAAAGCCCTTATGCCATGTATCCATAAGTCATTCAGCAAGCTTTATAGCCGTGGCAGCAGCTAAAAATCCCGTGGGTATTGACTGCGAACATGAGAATCGCCAAAGGAATTGGTTGGCCATAGCTAATCAATACTTCCATAAGGCTGAGTTTATCGAACTAAATTCACTCCCAAAACGACAAGCGGCCATTCGGTTCCTTACCCAATGGACAAGTAAAGAAGCACTAGCGAAGTGCTCAGGGATCGACCTGGGGAAACTGCTCGCTTCAGTCCCTATTCTCCAATGGGATCAACAACTGGATCAGCCGCACAGCAGCTACCTATTCTGGTCAGGGCAACCAAAGCCCGGCACCTGTCTCAGCCTTGCTGTTAAACACAGTCAGGCCAGCTCTGTCGCATATCCCATGGGAACCTATAAAGCGAGCCACAATGAAAAAGCAGGGGAGAGTATCTTCCTCAAAAGATTTAGTACTCCTGATTAG
- a CDS encoding beta-ketoacyl synthase chain length factor, which yields MEFVVSNWRAWCSGISDQSDWQDWRRGEKQLGGNSQADVSFLPAMQRRRLSPLAKAVFHTAFPLLQQEDIPLLLCSVHGEAMRTYSLLQGVAAREDLSPTAFGLSVHNAIAGQFSIACKTRSPALALAGGDFPMQSGLIEAAGLLQEGEEELLLVFCEETLPEMYYPSAESSTYICATALRLSKHKSSDTDIKLSLTASECAGAESVFTEPDYQLLLIRSLIDREGRIPVSERWELQINAS from the coding sequence ATGGAATTTGTTGTCAGTAATTGGCGAGCTTGGTGCTCGGGAATATCAGATCAATCGGATTGGCAAGATTGGCGTAGAGGAGAAAAGCAGCTTGGTGGAAATAGCCAGGCGGATGTGTCTTTTCTTCCTGCAATGCAGCGCCGTCGTTTGAGTCCGCTGGCCAAAGCCGTTTTTCATACCGCTTTTCCGCTATTACAGCAAGAAGATATTCCTTTACTGCTTTGCTCAGTGCATGGCGAAGCAATGAGGACTTATTCATTATTGCAAGGCGTTGCAGCGAGAGAAGACCTATCGCCAACTGCGTTTGGACTTTCTGTACACAACGCAATAGCCGGACAGTTCTCTATTGCCTGTAAAACCAGGTCTCCAGCACTTGCGTTAGCTGGAGGAGATTTTCCTATGCAGTCAGGTCTTATAGAGGCTGCTGGTCTACTCCAGGAGGGCGAGGAGGAATTGCTTTTAGTGTTCTGTGAAGAAACACTACCCGAGATGTACTATCCCAGCGCTGAGAGTTCAACATATATTTGTGCAACGGCCCTGCGCTTGTCGAAGCATAAATCTAGTGATACAGATATAAAACTATCGTTAACTGCCAGTGAATGTGCGGGAGCTGAGTCAGTATTTACAGAGCCTGATTACCAGCTTCTGTTGATTAGATCTTTGATTGATCGCGAGGGGCGTATACCTGTTTCAGAGAGATGGGAGCTACAGATCAATGCCAGTTAA
- a CDS encoding 1-acyl-sn-glycerol-3-phosphate acyltransferase — protein sequence MPVNLLPSKKKDKYWLRLVATAIAFSLFGIGGLILRFVLFPPLKVIYRDTEVRKCKARLCIHNAFRLFIGFMHITGIYTYQFRDEQKLAKPGQLILANHPSLIDVVFLISRIPNANCIVKASLFRNPFMRGAVMTAGYIPNDDPEQIIELASKSLQKGESVVLFPEGTRSVPGQPFRFQRGAAYMALRSGVTPTLVTIRCNPPMLMKNIPWYSIPLSRPHFKFDVNESESFIQVKEKDETPQVAREVTQELKAFFTEECAA from the coding sequence ATGCCAGTTAACTTATTGCCGTCAAAGAAAAAAGACAAGTATTGGCTAAGGTTGGTCGCTACGGCGATAGCATTTAGCCTGTTCGGTATCGGTGGATTGATACTGCGGTTTGTTCTGTTCCCACCATTAAAGGTGATCTATCGGGACACAGAAGTTCGAAAATGCAAGGCTCGTTTGTGTATCCACAACGCTTTTCGATTGTTTATTGGCTTTATGCATATCACGGGTATTTATACTTATCAATTTCGTGATGAACAAAAATTAGCTAAACCAGGCCAATTGATATTGGCAAATCATCCATCGCTTATTGATGTGGTATTTCTAATATCCCGAATACCGAATGCCAACTGTATTGTAAAAGCCAGTTTATTTAGAAACCCGTTTATGCGCGGCGCGGTAATGACTGCAGGCTATATACCCAATGATGACCCGGAACAGATTATCGAACTGGCTTCGAAATCACTACAAAAAGGGGAATCAGTAGTTCTCTTTCCAGAGGGAACTCGCTCTGTACCAGGACAACCGTTTAGGTTTCAGCGTGGGGCTGCCTACATGGCGTTACGCTCCGGGGTGACCCCAACTCTGGTAACAATACGGTGTAATCCACCGATGCTGATGAAAAATATTCCTTGGTACAGTATTCCTCTGAGTCGACCACATTTTAAATTTGATGTGAATGAATCAGAGAGTTTTATTCAAGTAAAAGAAAAAGATGAAACACCACAAGTAGCCCGAGAGGTTACTCAAGAATTAAAAGCATTTTTTACCGAGGAGTGTGCTGCGTGA
- a CDS encoding phosphopantetheine-binding protein, with the protein MKELVEELKVLIIDVLNLEDITPEEIVADEPLFGEGLGLDSIDALELGLALQKKYNISIDAESEDTKSHFANVNSLANFVSSSRA; encoded by the coding sequence GTGAAAGAGTTAGTTGAAGAGCTCAAAGTTCTGATTATTGATGTATTAAATCTGGAAGATATTACTCCTGAAGAAATTGTAGCAGATGAGCCCCTTTTTGGAGAGGGACTGGGGCTGGATTCTATTGATGCACTAGAGTTAGGTCTTGCTCTGCAAAAAAAATACAACATATCGATAGATGCAGAAAGTGAAGATACAAAATCACATTTTGCTAATGTGAATAGCCTGGCAAATTTTGTAAGCAGCAGCCGCGCTTAA
- a CDS encoding acyl carrier protein — translation MLNSREEILPKLTEILVEMFEVDEADITEEAHLSDDLDIDSIDAVDLIVRLKEVTGKKIAPEEFKSVRTVGDVVGAIEKVMAEK, via the coding sequence ATGTTGAATAGCAGAGAAGAAATTTTACCAAAACTGACCGAAATTCTGGTTGAAATGTTTGAGGTTGATGAGGCGGATATAACAGAAGAAGCCCACCTCTCTGATGATCTTGATATAGATAGTATTGATGCTGTGGACCTAATTGTTCGTTTGAAAGAAGTAACGGGAAAGAAAATTGCACCTGAAGAGTTCAAAAGTGTAAGAACTGTTGGAGATGTAGTTGGTGCAATTGAAAAGGTAATGGCAGAGAAGTGA
- a CDS encoding AMP-binding protein, producing the protein MDKVQFEQVFGYSNDQAVVSYSSRGEISFAQFKRELAFVERKLKKSLNEAGIKRAAIFCEDSYEFSLLFFAAMSCCEVVVIPANNKRFTQQTLGEQTLLLGSWEDSSAFSINIPDQYSEELSVPSYFDAGIQLFTSGTSGEPQTVDKTLYQLLSEVKAHNLKWSSRVVNTTTLATVSHQHIYGLLFKLLWPLASGRRFVSKTYVDIVGLLQDARKWGPAVWVASPAQLSRRISSWPWELGKSLVDIFSSGGPLLEGDAKAIDQLCGIQPIEVYGSTETGGIAWRNQLRQKSWSPLKGVNIAKNSDGLLKVSSPWLPKEFICQDKVQISTDGMFELKGRADRIVKIEEKRISLTQVESLLVDSSYIVKANALVLERKRKIVAAVATLTESGKELLQKKGKASLARKLRETLAKDLDGVAVPRSWRFVDEIPTNLQGKITRDLLMQLFDEIPAAMVPQIISSEILDNTCQVNFTVNDELPCLDGHFEGSPVVPGVVQLDWAMHFGRPLVKAGSTFTQMEVIKFKQLMMPGDAVTLSLEFSQEKNKLNYSFRNTQDGNIEYSSGRLCFSHV; encoded by the coding sequence GTGGACAAAGTACAGTTTGAACAGGTGTTTGGTTACTCGAATGACCAAGCAGTAGTTAGCTATTCAAGTCGTGGGGAAATTTCATTCGCACAATTTAAACGTGAATTGGCATTTGTTGAGCGAAAGCTAAAAAAATCCCTAAACGAAGCCGGGATCAAAAGAGCTGCCATTTTCTGTGAAGATAGTTACGAGTTTAGTTTACTCTTTTTTGCCGCTATGTCTTGTTGTGAAGTGGTTGTTATTCCGGCAAATAACAAGCGATTTACTCAGCAGACACTTGGTGAGCAAACCCTATTACTGGGCAGCTGGGAAGATAGCTCGGCATTTAGTATAAATATTCCGGATCAATATAGCGAAGAGCTTTCTGTTCCCAGTTATTTTGATGCTGGTATTCAATTATTCACATCAGGAACCAGTGGTGAACCACAAACCGTTGATAAAACCTTATATCAATTGCTCAGTGAGGTTAAGGCCCATAATCTGAAGTGGTCATCCCGGGTGGTTAATACAACTACTTTGGCAACAGTAAGCCACCAGCATATATATGGCTTACTGTTTAAATTACTGTGGCCACTAGCCAGCGGGCGTCGATTTGTTAGTAAGACTTATGTGGATATTGTGGGATTACTCCAAGACGCCCGGAAATGGGGGCCTGCCGTGTGGGTTGCAAGCCCTGCACAGTTAAGCCGCCGTATTTCTTCCTGGCCATGGGAGTTAGGAAAGTCCTTAGTGGATATCTTTTCTTCTGGGGGGCCTTTACTGGAAGGAGATGCAAAGGCGATTGATCAGTTGTGTGGAATCCAGCCCATAGAGGTCTATGGAAGCACTGAAACCGGGGGGATTGCCTGGCGTAATCAATTGCGTCAGAAAAGTTGGAGTCCACTAAAAGGAGTGAACATTGCAAAAAATAGCGATGGGTTACTCAAAGTCTCTTCTCCGTGGTTGCCCAAGGAGTTTATTTGTCAGGACAAAGTACAAATAAGTACAGACGGTATGTTCGAACTTAAGGGGCGGGCTGATCGCATTGTTAAGATTGAAGAGAAAAGAATTTCTCTTACACAAGTTGAGTCCCTACTAGTTGATAGCTCATATATTGTAAAAGCCAATGCACTTGTCCTGGAGCGTAAAAGAAAAATAGTTGCCGCTGTTGCCACACTAACGGAATCCGGGAAAGAACTATTGCAAAAGAAAGGAAAGGCTTCTCTTGCTCGTAAACTTAGAGAAACCCTGGCCAAGGATCTAGATGGCGTGGCTGTGCCACGTTCTTGGCGTTTTGTTGATGAAATCCCCACTAACTTACAGGGAAAAATAACGAGAGACCTGCTAATGCAACTTTTTGATGAAATTCCGGCAGCAATGGTGCCACAGATTATTAGCAGCGAAATATTAGATAATACTTGTCAAGTTAATTTTACGGTTAATGACGAATTGCCTTGCTTGGATGGTCATTTTGAAGGCTCACCGGTAGTGCCGGGGGTGGTACAGCTGGATTGGGCTATGCATTTTGGCCGTCCACTTGTAAAAGCCGGCAGTACGTTTACCCAAATGGAAGTGATTAAATTTAAGCAGTTAATGATGCCCGGTGATGCTGTCACTTTATCTTTGGAGTTCAGCCAGGAAAAGAACAAATTAAATTATTCTTTTCGGAACACTCAAGATGGCAATATAGAATATAGCAGTGGTAGGTTGTGCTTCAGCCATGTCTAA
- a CDS encoding glycosyltransferase family 2 protein: MSNFCFVIPVYNHEGAIAETLASLDDLNLPYILIDDGCDEPCRIELQRLEQSYGPRVHLVVRQANGGKGAAVKSGLRAAKELGYSHGIQVDADGQHSPADIPQFLEKSRKCPDSLICGYPQYDKSVPKVRLWGRYLTHVWIWINTLSLEIKDSMCGLRCYPLSRTVDLLDNEYTGDRMDFDPEILVRWYWSKGGLCQVPVNVSYPIDGVSHFRGFEDNFLISAMHTRLFFGMLARTLRISTVGRKA, translated from the coding sequence ATGTCTAACTTTTGTTTTGTAATACCCGTTTATAATCATGAGGGGGCGATCGCAGAGACGCTGGCATCTCTGGATGACTTAAACCTGCCTTACATTCTGATAGATGATGGCTGTGATGAGCCCTGTAGAATTGAACTACAACGCTTAGAGCAGAGCTACGGTCCGCGGGTTCACTTGGTTGTTCGCCAGGCTAATGGTGGAAAAGGTGCCGCGGTAAAAAGTGGTCTGCGAGCTGCGAAAGAGCTTGGATATAGTCATGGAATTCAAGTCGATGCCGATGGTCAACACAGCCCAGCTGATATACCTCAATTCCTAGAGAAAAGCAGAAAGTGCCCTGATTCACTGATTTGTGGCTATCCGCAATACGATAAATCAGTACCTAAAGTTCGTTTGTGGGGACGCTATCTAACTCATGTATGGATCTGGATTAATACTCTTTCTCTGGAGATTAAGGATTCCATGTGTGGGCTGCGTTGTTATCCCTTATCTCGAACTGTAGATTTGTTAGATAACGAGTATACCGGTGATCGAATGGATTTTGATCCAGAGATCTTGGTACGGTGGTATTGGAGCAAAGGCGGTCTCTGCCAGGTACCTGTTAATGTGAGCTACCCAATAGATGGCGTTTCCCATTTCCGGGGATTTGAGGATAACTTCCTTATATCGGCAATGCACACCCGTCTATTTTTTGGCATGTTGGCCAGAACTCTGCGTATTTCGACAGTAGGGCGAAAAGCGTGA
- the hutH gene encoding histidine ammonia-lyase — protein MNSAVLQRTQIVFDGTDLSIDQVNTIAAGRGDISLSDEEGFVARINRGAEFLDSLWQKEGVIYGVTTGYGDSCTESIPANLVEELPHRLFTFHGCGMGEIFTLEQSRAIVAARIASLAKGSSGVRYRLLQQLVLLLQKDIIPVIPQEGSVGASGDLTPLSYVAAVLCGERKVWYRGHQRKTAEVFDELQIEPLKLYPKEGLAIMNGTAAMTGLACLAYKRAEYLAQLSARITSMMSVALDGNAYHFDSALFAVKPHPGQNQIAKWIHDDLNVGAAPRQNSRLQDRYSLRCAPHVVGVLQDSLPWLQQFIHNELNSANDNPIIDGENERVLHGGHFYGGHIAFAMDSLKNAVANLSDLLDRQIAQLVDVKFNNGLPANLSGLTGPRRSINHGFKAVQIGASAWTAEALKQTMPASVFSRSTECHNQDKVSMGTIAARDCIRVLQLTEQTTAAALMVAWQGIQLRVRSGGVDLEKLSTALNTTIRQIGDEFSFLEEDRELEQPLRKFVSLIQQRHWRLYEN, from the coding sequence ATGAATTCAGCAGTACTACAACGAACCCAAATAGTCTTTGATGGCACAGATCTATCTATTGATCAGGTAAACACCATTGCAGCTGGCCGTGGCGATATCTCTCTATCTGATGAAGAGGGCTTTGTCGCAAGGATAAATCGCGGTGCAGAGTTCCTGGATAGCCTTTGGCAGAAGGAAGGTGTGATCTACGGAGTAACCACTGGATATGGTGATTCCTGTACCGAAAGTATTCCTGCAAACCTGGTGGAAGAGTTACCTCATCGATTATTTACCTTCCATGGTTGTGGAATGGGGGAAATCTTTACTCTTGAGCAGAGTAGAGCGATTGTTGCTGCCCGGATTGCCAGCCTTGCAAAGGGCAGTTCAGGGGTCCGATATCGGCTGTTGCAGCAATTGGTTTTGTTACTTCAGAAAGACATTATTCCGGTAATTCCCCAAGAGGGTTCTGTGGGAGCCAGTGGTGACTTGACCCCACTGTCTTATGTTGCTGCGGTTTTGTGCGGGGAGCGCAAAGTTTGGTACCGAGGCCATCAGAGAAAGACTGCTGAGGTATTCGATGAATTACAGATTGAGCCATTGAAGCTATACCCAAAAGAGGGTTTAGCGATAATGAATGGCACCGCCGCAATGACTGGCTTGGCGTGCTTAGCCTACAAACGGGCAGAGTATCTAGCACAGCTGAGTGCTCGTATTACCTCCATGATGAGCGTTGCGTTGGATGGCAATGCCTATCATTTCGATAGCGCGCTTTTTGCAGTGAAGCCTCACCCCGGTCAAAACCAGATTGCAAAGTGGATTCATGACGATCTCAATGTTGGTGCTGCTCCAAGACAAAATAGCCGATTGCAGGATCGCTATTCACTTCGGTGCGCTCCCCATGTAGTTGGTGTATTACAGGACTCTCTGCCCTGGCTCCAGCAGTTTATTCATAACGAACTAAACAGTGCCAATGATAACCCGATCATCGATGGTGAAAACGAGAGGGTGCTTCATGGTGGGCACTTCTATGGTGGGCATATAGCCTTCGCCATGGATAGCCTGAAGAATGCGGTAGCAAACCTCTCTGATTTACTGGATCGACAAATAGCCCAACTGGTAGATGTTAAGTTCAATAATGGGCTCCCGGCAAACCTATCAGGTTTAACCGGGCCTCGAAGATCGATTAACCATGGCTTTAAGGCTGTTCAAATTGGTGCGAGTGCCTGGACTGCTGAAGCACTAAAGCAGACCATGCCCGCCAGTGTTTTTTCCAGATCAACGGAGTGTCATAACCAGGATAAGGTCAGTATGGGCACCATTGCTGCCAGGGACTGTATCAGGGTATTACAGTTAACGGAGCAAACAACCGCAGCGGCACTGATGGTTGCTTGGCAGGGCATTCAGCTTCGAGTTCGTAGTGGAGGAGTGGATTTGGAAAAATTATCTACCGCTCTTAATACCACAATCAGGCAGATAGGAGATGAATTTTCTTTTCTGGAGGAAGATAGAGAGCTTGAACAGCCATTGAGAAAATTCGTTTCGTTAATTCAGCAAAGACATTGGCGCTTATATGAAAACTAA
- a CDS encoding thioesterase family protein, whose amino-acid sequence MKTNKPMRPEKWTAQVELQIPFHDVDMMEIAWHGHYAKYFEIARCALFDQLEYNYQQMKESGFAWPVIDLRVRYAKPLRFQQWIVIHAEVSEYENRFKINYTITDRDTGVRLTKGHTVQVAVEISSAEMLFASPPILLEKLGVN is encoded by the coding sequence ATGAAAACTAATAAACCTATGCGCCCTGAAAAATGGACGGCACAAGTTGAACTACAAATTCCTTTCCACGATGTGGATATGATGGAGATAGCTTGGCATGGGCATTATGCAAAGTACTTTGAAATAGCCCGATGTGCATTGTTTGATCAGTTGGAATATAACTACCAACAGATGAAGGAATCAGGTTTTGCCTGGCCGGTCATAGATTTGCGCGTACGATATGCAAAACCTTTGCGATTTCAGCAATGGATTGTTATTCACGCTGAGGTTTCTGAATATGAAAATCGATTTAAGATCAATTATACGATAACAGATAGAGATACCGGTGTACGCTTAACAAAAGGACATACCGTACAGGTAGCTGTCGAAATAAGTAGTGCCGAAATGCTGTTTGCATCGCCTCCAATTTTGCTGGAAAAATTAGGGGTAAATTAG
- a CDS encoding outer membrane lipoprotein carrier protein LolA, which yields MMTAKRLVLFFICFLFSTVTSALTSEQQAVLREIEKNIVSSPQMLGTFSQTKSLPQLPRPLVSSGVLAISEELGLSWRIENPIESHRIFKLDADSGNRVNSNIVGNHVADPLLKIISGDFSELDQTFTVGPEIAEEQWRINLIPKQEAFRKVIESIEVVGDKKIRKIVLAEANMAITEIDIMHLHSVEANNSQLLSEFSEDNQK from the coding sequence GTGATGACTGCCAAGCGTTTGGTTTTATTTTTTATTTGTTTTCTATTTTCCACAGTAACTTCTGCTTTGACTTCGGAGCAGCAGGCGGTTTTGCGGGAGATAGAGAAAAACATTGTGTCATCTCCACAGATGCTTGGCACTTTTTCCCAGACAAAGAGCCTGCCCCAGTTGCCCAGGCCTCTGGTTTCTTCAGGCGTCCTGGCTATTTCTGAAGAGTTAGGATTAAGCTGGCGAATAGAGAATCCAATAGAATCCCATCGAATATTTAAACTAGATGCTGATTCTGGAAATCGGGTCAATAGCAATATTGTAGGAAATCATGTAGCTGATCCTCTATTAAAGATTATCAGTGGTGATTTTAGTGAGCTGGATCAGACTTTTACGGTGGGACCAGAGATCGCAGAAGAGCAATGGCGAATTAACTTAATTCCCAAGCAAGAGGCTTTTAGAAAGGTTATTGAATCGATAGAAGTCGTGGGAGACAAAAAGATTCGGAAAATAGTACTAGCTGAAGCCAACATGGCAATTACTGAAATAGATATTATGCATTTACATTCAGTTGAAGCTAATAATAGTCAACTACTGAGTGAATTCTCAGAAGATAACCAGAAATAA